In the genome of Desulfatiglans sp., one region contains:
- a CDS encoding NADH:flavin oxidoreductase, with the protein MTTIFEETGIKGLKIKNRLVRSATWEGMCDPDGRPTEKLISLYRGLTDGGIGLLISGYTFVRPEGKQLAGALGINSDAFKEEYKRVVKTVHDAGGTIAIQLVHAGGQAIPDNAGGELVAPSAVMVAHYQAKPRALSFTEIKELINAFGEGAYRAREYGFDAVQLHAAHGYLLNQFMSPHANLRKDEYGGEIENRSRFVIEVYQKVRANVGDDFPVMIKMNCADNMDGGLQIDDGLYVAKRLSDAGIDAIEVSSGNSASGIKYGPLRMRVNRPEKEAWNMPYAREVKKIVNCPVMVVGGFRSYEICEKAVKEDAIDYVTMSRPLIREPDLAARWKSGDTTKARCISCNRCFKPGAEEGGIYCVAEKNEREKEI; encoded by the coding sequence ATGACAACAATATTTGAGGAAACCGGTATTAAAGGTTTAAAGATAAAGAACCGTCTTGTGAGGTCTGCCACATGGGAAGGTATGTGTGACCCAGATGGCAGGCCAACTGAAAAACTTATAAGCCTCTATAGGGGGCTTACAGATGGTGGCATCGGGCTCCTGATATCTGGTTATACATTTGTCAGACCTGAAGGAAAACAACTTGCAGGTGCACTTGGAATAAACAGCGATGCATTTAAAGAGGAGTATAAGAGGGTTGTTAAAACCGTTCATGATGCAGGAGGAACCATTGCCATCCAGCTTGTGCATGCAGGTGGGCAGGCCATACCTGATAATGCAGGAGGTGAACTGGTTGCGCCATCAGCCGTTATGGTGGCCCATTACCAGGCAAAACCGAGAGCCCTATCTTTCACAGAAATAAAGGAATTGATTAATGCCTTTGGTGAAGGCGCATACCGTGCAAGGGAGTATGGTTTTGATGCTGTACAGCTCCATGCTGCACACGGGTATCTTTTAAACCAGTTCATGTCACCCCATGCAAACCTGAGAAAAGATGAATACGGCGGAGAGATAGAAAACCGGAGCAGATTTGTTATTGAGGTTTACCAGAAGGTAAGGGCAAATGTGGGCGATGATTTTCCGGTAATGATCAAGATGAATTGCGCGGATAATATGGATGGAGGTCTCCAGATCGATGATGGTTTATATGTGGCAAAAAGGCTCTCTGATGCTGGTATTGACGCCATAGAGGTATCATCGGGCAACAGCGCCTCGGGTATAAAATATGGCCCATTAAGGATGAGGGTAAACAGGCCTGAAAAAGAGGCATGGAATATGCCATATGCCAGAGAGGTTAAAAAAATTGTCAACTGCCCTGTCATGGTTGTTGGAGGTTTCAGGTCATATGAGATCTGTGAAAAGGCTGTAAAAGAGGATGCGATCGATTATGTTACCATGTCAAGACCGCTAATCAGGGAACCTGACCTTGCAGCAAGGTGGAAAAGTGGTGACACCACAAAGGCCAGATGCATATCCTGCAACAGGTGCTTTAAACCGGGTGCTGAAGAGGGCGGTATCTATTGTGTTGCAGAAAAAAATGAAAGGGAAAAAGAGATTTAA
- the prfB gene encoding peptide chain release factor 2 (programmed frameshift) yields MENDLKEKLDTLNEILVMLRVIFDLDSKILELERLDAIMSKQGFWDKPQEEVSRISQERSNLKDTIDNWEGLKKETEDISMLIELASEEDDKESIEEFKRDITGLEKRVKSLDLQCLMSDPDDRRNSIVSINAGAGGTESQDWVEMLYRMYLRWCESKGYKTEVIDYMPGDEAGVKSVTFSASGPYAYGFMKAEHGVHRMVRISPFDATGRRHTTFASVSVIPEVDTDIDIKIDEKDLRIDAFRASGPGGQHVNKTSSAIRITHIPTNTVVQCQNEKSQHRNKEMAMMVLKARLYDLEKGKQDQKKQEMHQNQKDIAWGSQIRSYVFNPYRMVKDHRTNEEVGNLEKVMDGDIDTFIDAYLRMKR; encoded by the exons ATGGAAAATGATCTTAAAGAAAAACTAGATACACTCAATGAAATCCTTGTCATGCTTCGG GTCATCTTTGACCTGGATTCTAAAATATTGGAGCTTGAACGGCTCGATGCAATCATGTCAAAACAGGGTTTCTGGGACAAGCCCCAGGAGGAGGTCTCACGCATATCTCAGGAACGGTCAAATCTTAAGGATACCATAGACAACTGGGAAGGTTTAAAAAAGGAAACAGAGGATATATCCATGCTTATTGAGCTCGCCTCTGAAGAAGATGATAAGGAGTCGATTGAGGAATTTAAAAGGGATATAACCGGTCTGGAGAAAAGGGTGAAAAGTCTTGATCTTCAGTGTCTTATGAGTGATCCTGATGATAGAAGAAACAGCATAGTATCAATTAATGCAGGCGCAGGGGGAACGGAGTCACAGGACTGGGTTGAAATGCTCTACAGGATGTATTTGAGATGGTGTGAATCAAAAGGGTATAAGACCGAGGTAATTGACTACATGCCTGGCGATGAGGCAGGGGTAAAGAGTGTCACATTCTCTGCATCAGGCCCCTATGCATACGGATTCATGAAGGCTGAACACGGGGTTCACCGCATGGTCAGGATATCACCCTTTGATGCAACAGGCAGAAGGCACACCACATTTGCATCTGTTTCAGTTATCCCTGAGGTTGACACAGACATAGATATCAAGATAGATGAAAAGGACCTCAGGATCGATGCATTCAGGGCAAGCGGGCCTGGCGGGCAGCATGTTAACAAGACAAGTTCAGCAATCAGGATAACACATATTCCAACAAATACTGTTGTGCAGTGCCAGAATGAAAAATCCCAGCACAGGAACAAAGAGATGGCAATGATGGTACTGAAAGCAAGGCTGTATGACCTTGAAAAAGGCAAGCAGGATCAAAAGAAACAGGAGATGCACCAGAACCAGAAGGATATTGCCTGGGGAAGCCAGATAAGGTCATATGTGTTTAACCCTTACAGAATGGTTAAAGATCACAGGACAAACGAAGAGGTTGGTAACCTTGAAAAGGTCATGGATGGTGATATTGACACTTTTATTGATGCCTATCTCAGGATGAAACGTTAG
- a CDS encoding TRAP transporter large permease: MSGEMIGLLGILVMVFLMLLGMPIAFSMIMAGFLGFACLTSFDGGLFILSDNFYTQFSSYTMLVIPLFVFMGEIAFHSGISKRIYNTANAWLGFIPGGLAVATIGACAGFSAICGSSAATAATMGTVSLPEMKKNRYDLSLAAGTVAAGGTLGILIPPSIVLIVYGIQTEVSIGKLFVAGILPGLLLSMLFIGIILTMCIIKPSLGAPAAKTNLKEKIRSLSGTTEMILLFLLVIGGLLMGWFTPTEAAGIGAAGAIAIGLIRRSLSWASFKSAITNTTRTSAMVLLIVAGAMIFSRFLTISGLPQALAEWVRGLNASPYVVLLCVMVIYLVGGCIMDSLSFLIITINIFYPVIIKAGFNPIWFGVMIVILLEAGAITPPVGLNVFVIKGIARDIELHTIFKGIIPFLIAVVLGLVILTIFPDIVLLLPGMMR; the protein is encoded by the coding sequence ATGAGCGGAGAGATGATTGGCCTCCTGGGTATCCTGGTAATGGTGTTTCTCATGCTGCTGGGGATGCCCATAGCCTTTTCCATGATCATGGCAGGGTTCCTTGGCTTTGCATGCCTTACGTCATTTGATGGCGGGCTTTTTATCCTGAGTGATAATTTCTATACCCAGTTTAGCTCTTATACAATGCTGGTTATTCCACTCTTTGTCTTTATGGGCGAGATAGCCTTCCATTCAGGGATAAGTAAAAGGATCTATAATACCGCCAATGCCTGGCTTGGTTTTATACCGGGGGGGTTGGCTGTTGCAACAATAGGGGCCTGTGCAGGATTTTCCGCCATATGCGGGTCAAGCGCAGCAACAGCCGCAACAATGGGTACTGTAAGCCTGCCAGAAATGAAAAAGAACAGGTATGACCTCTCTTTAGCTGCTGGAACAGTAGCAGCCGGAGGTACTCTGGGCATACTAATCCCCCCCAGTATTGTGCTTATTGTGTATGGGATACAGACAGAGGTTTCCATTGGTAAGCTGTTTGTTGCCGGAATATTGCCCGGTCTACTGCTCTCTATGCTCTTTATCGGGATAATATTAACTATGTGCATTATCAAACCTTCTCTTGGTGCACCCGCAGCAAAAACCAATCTAAAAGAAAAGATCAGGTCATTATCAGGTACAACTGAGATGATACTCCTTTTTCTGCTTGTCATAGGTGGGCTCTTAATGGGATGGTTCACCCCGACAGAGGCAGCAGGCATAGGCGCTGCCGGGGCCATAGCGATAGGTCTTATCAGGCGCAGTTTAAGCTGGGCAAGTTTTAAGAGCGCCATAACAAACACCACCCGTACATCAGCAATGGTGCTTCTAATAGTTGCGGGTGCAATGATCTTCAGCCGTTTTCTTACAATAAGCGGTCTGCCCCAGGCCCTTGCAGAGTGGGTGCGAGGGCTTAATGCCTCACCCTATGTTGTTTTACTGTGTGTTATGGTTATCTACCTTGTAGGTGGGTGCATAATGGACTCCCTCTCTTTTCTGATCATAACCATCAATATTTTTTACCCTGTGATTATAAAGGCAGGCTTTAACCCCATATGGTTCGGGGTGATGATTGTCATACTGCTTGAGGCAGGGGCCATAACACCGCCTGTTGGTCTTAACGTGTTTGTGATAAAGGGGATAGCCCGTGATATTGAACTGCATACAATCTTCAAGGGTATCATACCATTTCTAATTGCCGTAGTCCTGGGGCTGGTAATCCTCACCATATTCCCGGATATTGTGCTTTTATTGCCTGGGATGATGAGGTAA
- a CDS encoding TRAP transporter small permease translates to MVIFEKTVNFISRFLNWIAGISVIAIMVIVCINVIGRSVFGAPLKGTVDILSQMGVLVIACAIAYTQVVKGHIRITILLDRLPGSVGLIIKALMDIMGVILFFIITWQSILYTKGVYEIGELTEVLRMPVLPFAAIVSLGCLALTLVLVTDILRMLSGGEK, encoded by the coding sequence TTGGTTATTTTTGAAAAAACAGTAAACTTCATTTCCCGCTTTCTCAACTGGATAGCAGGTATCTCTGTTATTGCCATTATGGTAATAGTATGTATCAACGTTATAGGACGAAGTGTTTTTGGTGCTCCTTTGAAAGGCACTGTTGATATATTGAGTCAGATGGGTGTGCTCGTTATTGCATGTGCTATTGCCTATACCCAGGTTGTTAAGGGACATATACGCATAACCATTTTACTGGACAGGCTTCCCGGGTCGGTAGGACTTATTATCAAGGCCCTTATGGATATCATGGGTGTGATACTCTTTTTTATAATCACATGGCAATCCATCCTTTATACAAAAGGGGTCTATGAGATAGGTGAACTGACAGAGGTATTAAGAATGCCGGTATTGCCATTTGCTGCCATAGTCTCTTTGGGTTGCCTTGCCCTTACCCTTGTTCTTGTTACAGACATTCTCAGGATGCTCTCCGGAGGCGAAAAATGA
- the dctP gene encoding TRAP transporter substrate-binding protein DctP has product MRKIFLLPVVLLFFGVIFNPGYALAEKPEIVLTFTNWTSQTSPPGRATEKWIEMIETRTQNRVKVRPFYNATLLTGKNTIEGILRGVADVGMNASSFRPERFPMMALLNYPHPYKHTMVPVLIAWDMYNKFDPPEFAGVKVISFSCNGLGEKGGGFFGRFPVNSIDDFRGKEIRSTGTGVQALEKLGASPVFLPVSEIYEALQKNIIKGNYTTFEIIKPFRFNEVIDYITSFPAPAAVMFTIVNEKRFNLWPDYLKNAVNDIRMEHSEWAGNFAHKAGEDGLSFAVENGVKMTEILPAERAKMMKLLSSMMDEWLEQTTARGLPAREWLDEFNRLLEKYNNIY; this is encoded by the coding sequence ATGCGTAAAATTTTTTTGTTGCCTGTTGTACTCTTGTTTTTTGGGGTCATATTTAATCCGGGATACGCTCTTGCGGAAAAACCCGAAATAGTACTCACCTTTACCAACTGGACATCACAAACCTCACCACCGGGCAGGGCAACGGAAAAATGGATCGAGATGATAGAGACCCGTACCCAAAACAGGGTAAAGGTGAGGCCATTCTATAATGCAACACTGCTTACAGGCAAAAACACCATAGAGGGTATATTAAGGGGTGTTGCGGACGTTGGGATGAATGCATCATCCTTCAGGCCAGAAAGGTTCCCCATGATGGCACTCCTCAATTATCCACATCCGTACAAACATACAATGGTGCCGGTTCTTATTGCCTGGGATATGTATAACAAATTTGACCCTCCGGAATTTGCGGGGGTAAAGGTCATCTCATTCAGTTGTAACGGCCTTGGTGAAAAAGGTGGAGGATTCTTTGGCAGGTTTCCTGTAAACTCAATAGATGACTTCAGGGGAAAAGAGATAAGGTCAACCGGGACCGGTGTTCAGGCCCTTGAAAAACTTGGCGCCTCACCTGTGTTTTTGCCGGTATCAGAGATATATGAGGCGCTTCAGAAAAATATCATAAAGGGCAATTACACCACATTCGAGATAATAAAACCCTTCAGGTTCAATGAGGTAATCGATTATATTACCTCATTTCCGGCGCCGGCTGCTGTGATGTTTACAATCGTTAATGAAAAGAGGTTCAATTTATGGCCTGATTATCTTAAGAATGCAGTAAACGATATCAGGATGGAGCACAGTGAGTGGGCAGGCAATTTTGCCCATAAGGCAGGAGAAGACGGCCTCTCATTTGCCGTTGAGAACGGGGTAAAGATGACAGAGATTTTACCAGCAGAAAGGGCGAAGATGATGAAGTTGTTAAGCTCAATGATGGATGAATGGCTTGAACAGACTACAGCCAGGGGGCTCCCTGCAAGGGAATGGCTTGATGAATTTAATCGGCTGCTTGAAAAGTATAATAATATTTATTAG
- a CDS encoding ATP-binding protein has product MITRIQAKNYRCLRYIDQKLEPFQLLVGANATGKTTFLDVVNFLSELISSGVESSIRNRSTYPKDLTWNRAGKGFELAIEAAFPQKLRDLLAHPNYTHIRYEVGIDIDIDGEGVGISDERVWLMKNSNDHPIQRKLFPENIFEPETILLPKKGIRSGGSRQLVVSKVIGGNDNFTVETSKGYSPSWKQSPKKSALGNLPADESSFPVSSWLRNFLMQETQRFVLNSDLIRRASPPGQSRGFKPDGSNLPWVIEQIDIKRINNWVKHLQTALPDLKDIRTVLREDDKHRYLVLEYANDLEIPSWLASDGTLRLLALTLPAYLPEFNGIYLIEEPENGIHPKAAETVFQSLSSVYDAQVLLATHSPVLLSLIKPKDSSKVLCFAKRDDGSTDIISGDRHPKLKEWQGEPNLSVYFAGGVLG; this is encoded by the coding sequence ATGATTACCCGAATCCAAGCAAAGAATTACAGGTGCCTTCGATATATTGATCAGAAACTTGAGCCATTCCAGCTTCTGGTTGGCGCAAATGCCACAGGTAAGACAACCTTTCTGGATGTGGTTAATTTTCTAAGTGAATTAATCTCTTCAGGTGTTGAATCATCCATCAGGAATCGCTCTACATATCCAAAAGACCTTACCTGGAACAGGGCTGGTAAGGGATTTGAACTTGCTATCGAAGCTGCATTTCCTCAAAAACTCCGTGATCTTCTTGCACATCCAAATTATACACACATTCGTTATGAGGTCGGTATTGATATTGATATTGATGGCGAAGGAGTTGGCATTTCTGATGAGAGAGTATGGTTAATGAAAAACTCTAATGATCATCCGATACAGCGTAAACTCTTTCCTGAAAACATATTTGAGCCTGAAACAATCTTATTACCTAAAAAAGGAATTCGTTCAGGAGGAAGCAGACAACTGGTTGTAAGTAAAGTAATAGGTGGAAATGACAATTTTACAGTTGAGACATCAAAAGGTTATAGTCCATCGTGGAAGCAGTCGCCCAAGAAATCTGCACTCGGAAATCTTCCTGCTGATGAATCAAGCTTTCCTGTTTCCTCATGGCTTAGAAACTTTCTAATGCAGGAAACACAAAGATTTGTACTTAACAGCGACTTGATCAGAAGGGCAAGTCCACCTGGGCAGAGTCGCGGATTTAAACCTGATGGATCGAATCTGCCTTGGGTTATTGAACAGATAGATATAAAAAGAATCAATAATTGGGTTAAGCATTTGCAAACGGCTTTACCTGACCTGAAAGATATCCGTACCGTTTTAAGAGAGGATGATAAACACCGTTATCTTGTATTGGAATATGCAAATGATCTTGAAATTCCATCCTGGCTTGCATCCGATGGAACACTTCGGTTGCTTGCTTTAACACTTCCAGCCTATCTTCCTGAATTCAATGGTATCTATTTGATTGAAGAACCGGAAAATGGCATTCATCCAAAAGCGGCTGAAACAGTATTCCAATCTTTATCTTCAGTTTATGATGCACAGGTACTCCTTGCTACCCATTCACCTGTACTGCTGAGTCTGATAAAGCCCAAAGATTCAAGCAAAGTCCTTTGTTTTGCTAAAAGAGATGATGGCTCAACAGATATAATATCAGGAGATCGTCATCCTAAATTAAAGGAATGGCAAGGAGAACCTAACCTCTCTGTATATTTTGCAGGAGGTGTACTGGGATGA
- a CDS encoding DUF1846 domain-containing protein yields MKVKVAFDNEKYITEQSTEIIERAKKFNDKLYLEFGGKLLYDYHASRVLPGYDPNIKMRLLQKLKDQADLILCIYAGDIERKKMRADFGITYDSEALKLIDDLRSWGIDVLAVVITRYNGQPSARQFKNKLERRGINVFTHQFTKGYPTDLDLIVSDEGYGANAFIETKKPLVIVTGPGPGSGKLATCLTQVYHEHKRGINAGYAKFETFPIWNLPLNHPVNIAYEAATADIKDFNMIDPFHLETYNEKAVNYNRDVEVFPVLKRILKKISGGESPYHSPTDMGVNRVGFAITDDEATREASRQEIVRRFFRYQCEYAMGLTGKDTVERAELLMEDFNITPEYRNVVKPAHEAAVEAGKKNKGNEGIFCGAAIELKDGTIVTGSNSTYLHAASGLILNAIKHLAEIPDKIKILSPNITESVMNLKTRVLNEKNLNLDLLETLIALSISATHNPAAQLAMEKLNELRDCEVHMTHIPTPGDEAGLRRLGVNLTSDPNFSTKDLFIS; encoded by the coding sequence ATCAAGGTGAAAGTAGCTTTTGACAATGAAAAATATATTACAGAACAGTCCACAGAGATCATTGAGCGGGCAAAAAAATTCAATGATAAGCTTTATCTGGAATTTGGCGGAAAACTTCTTTATGACTATCACGCATCAAGGGTGCTGCCGGGATATGATCCAAATATTAAAATGAGGCTTCTTCAGAAGCTTAAAGACCAGGCCGACCTGATCCTTTGCATATATGCTGGTGATATAGAAAGGAAAAAGATGAGGGCCGATTTTGGCATTACATACGACTCAGAGGCCCTGAAACTCATAGATGACTTAAGGAGCTGGGGGATTGATGTGCTGGCAGTGGTTATAACACGATATAATGGGCAGCCATCTGCAAGGCAGTTTAAAAACAAGCTTGAAAGACGCGGTATTAATGTGTTTACCCACCAGTTTACCAAAGGTTACCCGACTGATCTTGACCTTATTGTAAGTGACGAAGGTTATGGGGCAAATGCCTTTATAGAGACAAAAAAGCCCCTTGTAATCGTGACCGGCCCTGGCCCTGGAAGCGGAAAACTCGCCACCTGTCTTACACAGGTTTATCATGAACACAAAAGGGGGATAAACGCAGGGTATGCGAAATTCGAGACATTCCCCATCTGGAACCTGCCTCTTAATCACCCTGTTAATATCGCATATGAGGCGGCTACTGCCGACATCAAGGATTTTAACATGATAGACCCCTTCCACCTTGAGACATATAACGAAAAGGCGGTTAACTATAACCGCGATGTGGAGGTTTTCCCGGTCCTGAAAAGGATTTTGAAAAAGATAAGCGGGGGTGAATCTCCGTACCATTCCCCCACAGACATGGGTGTAAACCGTGTCGGTTTTGCAATCACTGATGATGAGGCAACCAGGGAGGCATCCAGGCAGGAGATAGTAAGGCGGTTCTTCAGGTATCAGTGTGAATACGCAATGGGGCTTACAGGCAAAGATACTGTTGAGCGGGCAGAACTCCTTATGGAGGATTTTAATATCACCCCTGAATACAGAAATGTTGTAAAACCGGCCCATGAGGCTGCTGTTGAGGCCGGGAAAAAGAACAAGGGGAATGAGGGCATATTCTGCGGCGCTGCCATTGAGTTAAAGGACGGCACAATTGTGACAGGCAGCAATTCCACCTATCTTCATGCTGCATCAGGCCTGATACTTAATGCGATAAAACATCTTGCAGAGATACCTGACAAGATTAAGATTCTCTCACCCAATATAACAGAGTCAGTCATGAACCTTAAAACAAGGGTGCTGAATGAAAAGAACCTGAACCTTGATCTCCTTGAGACACTGATCGCATTAAGCATAAGCGCTACGCACAACCCGGCTGCCCAGCTTGCAATGGAAAAGCTGAATGAGCTCAGGGACTGCGAGGTGCATATGACCCATATCCCGACACCTGGTGATGAGGCGGGTTTAAGACGCCTTGGCGTTAACCTTACAAGTGACCCGAATTTTTCTACAAAGGATCTGTTTATTAGTTAA
- a CDS encoding type II toxin-antitoxin system prevent-host-death family antitoxin: MKTVAVSELRDNLMTFIKKVKSGENFIVTSRGHEVAKLVPVENKKQMAKERLKELQKTAYVGDVLSSVDEEWEALK; encoded by the coding sequence ATGAAAACAGTAGCTGTAAGTGAACTGAGAGATAATTTAATGACTTTTATAAAAAAGGTAAAGTCAGGGGAAAATTTTATTGTAACATCAAGGGGCCATGAAGTAGCTAAACTTGTACCTGTAGAAAATAAAAAACAGATGGCAAAAGAAAGGCTTAAAGAGCTTCAAAAGACTGCCTATGTAGGAGATGTGCTTTCCTCTGTTGATGAGGAGTGGGAGGCTTTAAAATGA
- a CDS encoding type II toxin-antitoxin system VapC family toxin: MIVADTHIIIWEALSPEKISKKAKAAIMEANENGGIIFCDISLWEITMLMNRNRVKVDASYKEFINLLLSSNNYVLQGIDPDIADLSTKIFNNTENDPADKLIAATAVIKKASLVTADRTMRSSSEVATIW, from the coding sequence ATGATTGTTGCCGATACCCATATTATAATCTGGGAGGCATTATCTCCTGAAAAAATATCAAAAAAGGCAAAGGCTGCAATTATGGAGGCTAATGAAAATGGTGGGATTATTTTCTGTGATATATCACTATGGGAAATTACCATGTTGATGAATCGAAACAGGGTAAAGGTAGATGCCTCATACAAAGAATTCATAAATCTGTTACTCAGTTCTAATAATTACGTTTTACAGGGCATTGATCCCGATATAGCTGATCTATCAACAAAGATATTTAATAACACGGAAAATGATCCAGCCGATAAACTGATAGCCGCCACAGCAGTTATCAAAAAAGCCAGCCTCGTAACAGCAGACCGGACAATGCGATCTTCATCTGAAGTTGCTACTATATGGTAG
- a CDS encoding DUF2442 domain-containing protein, which produces MSKYHKIENIKFEGDNLLIKIDGKDRSFPLSEISSVLKDASDEELNSYVISPSGYGIHWPLLDEDISIDGLLGINHHPSVNKKFAQQL; this is translated from the coding sequence ATGAGCAAGTATCATAAAATAGAAAATATAAAGTTTGAGGGTGATAATCTATTAATAAAAATAGATGGAAAGGATAGAAGCTTCCCTTTGAGTGAGATATCTTCTGTTCTTAAAGATGCCTCCGATGAAGAATTGAATTCATATGTAATTTCTCCTTCCGGGTATGGAATCCATTGGCCCCTTCTTGATGAAGACATCTCTATTGATGGTTTATTAGGCATTAATCATCATCCCTCAGTAAATAAAAAATTTGCACAGCAGCTTTAG
- a CDS encoding DUF4160 domain-containing protein yields the protein MPTILTILGWRLFFYANEGNEPIHIHCRKGDMECKYWLDKEHFDINEEFSYNMSPNDQRQIRKIIFDHFEYIEEQWGEFQRRLNK from the coding sequence ATGCCAACAATACTTACTATTTTAGGCTGGCGACTTTTCTTCTATGCGAATGAGGGAAATGAACCTATCCATATTCATTGTAGAAAAGGCGATATGGAATGTAAATATTGGCTTGATAAAGAGCATTTTGATATTAATGAAGAATTTTCGTATAATATGTCTCCAAATGACCAAAGGCAAATAAGAAAAATCATATTTGATCATTTTGAATATATAGAAGAGCAATGGGGAGAGTTCCAACGGAGGCTTAATAAATGA
- a CDS encoding SnoaL-like domain-containing protein: MAILKSQTDDMQADRGRRSFIWKVGAGMSAVAAATVPGYAKTLFSSDKKTNIDDLAKQITILENEKIINVLHKQYEELLDKGRYSEIPAMFTDNAEVVFNGGLFKGTSGIKRLFCNCFASGMTGRKINHAPGIDFKPEQDRVEISPDQRSAKAIFTYSIQVGAPIDSDSTLVKMARLQGEGIRKWWEAGVYEVSYVKDIKGWKIERLEYKTFAKADYKPGQSYAKPISIPIFSKVFPAEPFGPDRLVKSV, encoded by the coding sequence ATGGCTATATTAAAGTCTCAAACAGACGATATGCAGGCTGACAGAGGCCGCCGCTCCTTTATTTGGAAGGTCGGGGCCGGTATGTCTGCGGTTGCTGCTGCGACTGTACCGGGTTATGCAAAGACCCTGTTCAGCAGTGATAAAAAAACAAATATAGACGATCTTGCAAAACAGATAACTATACTTGAAAATGAAAAAATTATCAATGTGCTTCATAAACAATATGAAGAGCTGCTGGATAAAGGAAGGTACAGTGAGATACCAGCCATGTTCACTGACAATGCAGAGGTTGTTTTTAATGGAGGGCTCTTTAAGGGCACTTCCGGTATAAAACGTCTCTTCTGTAACTGTTTTGCCTCCGGGATGACCGGTAGAAAAATAAATCATGCACCAGGGATTGATTTTAAACCTGAGCAGGATAGGGTAGAGATATCCCCTGATCAGAGATCAGCAAAGGCCATATTCACCTATTCCATACAGGTCGGTGCGCCAATTGATTCAGATTCGACGCTTGTAAAAATGGCACGACTTCAGGGTGAAGGTATCAGAAAATGGTGGGAAGCTGGTGTATATGAGGTGTCTTATGTAAAAGATATCAAGGGATGGAAGATAGAGAGGCTTGAATACAAGACCTTTGCAAAGGCAGATTATAAACCTGGTCAGTCATATGCAAAGCCAATCTCTATACCCATATTTTCAAAGGTGTTTCCGGCAGAACCATTTGGCCCTGACAGGCTGGTAAAGTCGGTATAG